Genomic DNA from Pelosinus sp. UFO1:
AAGGAGGATGTGCTATATGCCGAAAGTAGCAGTATATGATATCACTGGTGCAAAAACTGGTGAAATGGAATTAAATGATAGCGTTTTTGGTGTTGAAGTTAATGAATCCGTACTACATCAAGCAGTAGTAATGCAGCTTGCTAGTCAACGTTTAGGTACAGCTTCAACTAAAACTAGAGGTCTAGTACGTGGCGGTGGTAGAAAACCTTGGAAACAAAAGGGCACAGGTCGTGCGCGCGCTGGTAGTACCCGTTCCCCAATTTGGGTAGGTGGTGGTACTACATTTGGTCCGCAACCTCGTTCTTATGCGTTCAGCATGCCAAGAAAACAACGTCGTCTAGCAATTAAATCTGCTTTAACTGCAAAACTTCAAGATGGAGAATTGGTAGTAGTAGACAGCATTGCTTTTGATGCACCAAAGACTAAAAATGTAATCGACATGTTGAGTAGTTTTAACACTACAAGCAAGAAAAACTTAATCATTACTGGTGAAATGTTGGAAAATGTTGAAAAGTCAGCACGAAATATTCCTGGCGTTAAAGCAATTCCCGCTGCCAGTAGTTTAAATGTATATGATCTTTTGTATCATGACAAAGTGTTTGTTACTAAAGATGCAATCACCCGTATTGAGGAGGTGCTAGCCTAATGCAAAATTTGCGCGATGTACTTATTCGTCCGCTTGTTACTGAGAAAACCACTGCTATGATGGAAGAAAACAAATATACTTTCGTTGTACCATTGAGAGTTAATAAAGTTGAAATACGTCAAGCAGTAGAACAAATTTTCAAAGTAAAAGTACTAGCTGTGCACACCGTTCGTGTGATGGGTAAAACCAAACGTATGGGCAAGACACAAGGTAAGCGTCCAGATTACAAGAAAGCAATTGTAAAACTGGCTCCTGGTCAGAATATAGAATTCTTTGAAGGTGTGTAATCTGAAATTTATTAAGAAGGAGGGGCAACAATGGCAGTAAAAAGCTTTAAACCTTATACTCCAAGCCGAAGATTTATGACTGCGTCTAATTTTGAAGAAATTACCGCAGATAAACCAGAGCGTTCGCTAGTTGAGCGTCTACAACAACATGCTGGCCGTAATAACCAAGGTCGTATGACTGTTAGACATCAAGGCGGCGGCCATAAACGCCTGTATAGAATTATTGATTTTAAACGTAATAAAGACGGAATCGTAGCGAAAGTAGCTACTATCGAGTATGATCCTAATCGTTCTGCTCGCATCGCTCTACTTCACTATGCAGACGGCGAAAAACGTTACATTTTGGCTCCTAATGGCCTAAAAGTTGACGATAAAGTTATGAGTGGTCCTGAAGCGGATATTAAAGTAGGTAACGCGTTACCAATTAAAAATATTCCTGTAGGTACTCAACTTCATAATATCGAACTTAAAATCGGCAAAGGCGGACAAATGGTTCGTTCTGCTGGTGCATCTGCACAGCTCATGGCAAAAGAAGGCGAGCATGCACTTTTAAGATTACCATCTGGTGAACAACGTAAAGTGCATATTAATTGTAAAGCAACCATTGGCCAAGTGGGTAACTTGGAACATGAAAACATTACAATTGGTAAAGCTGGTCGTTCTCGTTGGCTTGGCATTCGTCCTGCTAACCGTGGTGTTGCGATGAATCCGATTGATCATCCACATGGTGGTGGTGAAGGTCATTCCCCAGTTGGACGTAAACATCCTGTTACACCTTGGGGTAAACATGCTTATGGTGTTAAAACTCGTCGTAATAAAACATCGAATAAGATGATTGTTAAAAGACGTACGAAGTAATTAAAGCCTGAGTTTACGGGCTAACTGGATAGAGAAGGGAGGCTAATCAAGTGTCCAGATCAATTAAAAAGGGACCTTATGTTCATCCGAGTGTGATGAAGAAAATTGATGCAATGAATGCAGCTGGTGAAAAGA
This window encodes:
- the rplD gene encoding 50S ribosomal protein L4 gives rise to the protein MPKVAVYDITGAKTGEMELNDSVFGVEVNESVLHQAVVMQLASQRLGTASTKTRGLVRGGGRKPWKQKGTGRARAGSTRSPIWVGGGTTFGPQPRSYAFSMPRKQRRLAIKSALTAKLQDGELVVVDSIAFDAPKTKNVIDMLSSFNTTSKKNLIITGEMLENVEKSARNIPGVKAIPAASSLNVYDLLYHDKVFVTKDAITRIEEVLA
- the rplW gene encoding 50S ribosomal protein L23 gives rise to the protein MQNLRDVLIRPLVTEKTTAMMEENKYTFVVPLRVNKVEIRQAVEQIFKVKVLAVHTVRVMGKTKRMGKTQGKRPDYKKAIVKLAPGQNIEFFEGV
- the rplB gene encoding 50S ribosomal protein L2 — protein: MAVKSFKPYTPSRRFMTASNFEEITADKPERSLVERLQQHAGRNNQGRMTVRHQGGGHKRLYRIIDFKRNKDGIVAKVATIEYDPNRSARIALLHYADGEKRYILAPNGLKVDDKVMSGPEADIKVGNALPIKNIPVGTQLHNIELKIGKGGQMVRSAGASAQLMAKEGEHALLRLPSGEQRKVHINCKATIGQVGNLEHENITIGKAGRSRWLGIRPANRGVAMNPIDHPHGGGEGHSPVGRKHPVTPWGKHAYGVKTRRNKTSNKMIVKRRTK